The Geothrix sp. DNA segment GGCGGAGATCGCCGATGCCGTGCAGGCCTACAAGGCCTGGGCCCGGCGCCAGGCGGAGACCGCCGAAGTGGCCCACTCCCTGTGGGTGAGCCTGCGGACCCTGGGGGATCGGGTGCCCCCCGCCGCCGCCTTCTACGACGCCGCCCACCTCGTGGAGGCCGTCGAAGGCGAGCAGGGCGCCGCCGTCCTCCTGCTCCGCCAGCGCTACCAGGAGCACCTGGGCGAGTTGCACGGCGAGAGCCGCCGCCTGCTGCACGACTGGGCCGGCCTGCGGAAGAACTACACCGATCCCGAGAACGTCTATGTCGTGCGGGGGCGCGAGATCCGCACCGCCAACTACACGCAGTCCCTCAGCGGCACGCTGGTGCCCAAGGTGGCGCTGCCCGCCTACTCGGGCTGGGGCGACATCCTCCGCTGGCAGCTGCTGGAGAACCTGCCGGGCCGCTTCCCCTTCACAGCCGGCTCCTTCGAGTACAAGCGGGCCGGCGAGGACCCCACCCGCATGTTCGCGGGTGAGGGCACGCCGGAGCGGACCAACAAGCGCTTCCACTATGTGAGCAAGGGCCAGCCCGCCGTGCGCCTGAGCACGGCCTTCGACAGCGTGACCCTCTATGGCGAGGACCCCCACGTGCGCCCCGACATCTACGGCAAGGTGGGCAACAGCGGCGTCTCGATCTGCACCGTGGACGACGCGAAGAAGCTCTACTCCGGCTTCGACCTGCTCTGCCCCACCACCAGCGTGAGCATGACCATCAACGGCCCCGCGCCCACGATGCTGGCCTTCTTCCTCAATGCTGCCATCGACCAGCGGGCCGAGCAGTGGCTGAAGGAGCATGGCCAGATGGAAGCCGCCCAGGCGAAGGTCGATACCCTGTACGCGTCGAAGGGCATGGCCCGCCCCCGGTACGAGGGCGGGCTCCCCGAGGGCAACGATGGGCTAGGGCTCGCCCTGCTGGGCGTGACTTCGGACGAGCTCCTGCCGCCAGAGGTCTACGCCAGGCTGCGGGCCGAGGCCCTGCAGTCCGTGCGGGGCACGGTGCAGGCCGACATCCTCAAGGAGGACCAGGCCCAGAACACCTGCATCTTCAGCGCGGAGTTCAGCCTCAAGGTGATGGGCGACATCCAGGAGCGTTTCATCGAGGAGAAGGTGCGCAACTTCTACTCCGTGAGCATCAGCGGGTACCACATCGCCGAGGCCGGCGCGAACCCCATCTCCCAGCTGGCCTTCACCCTGGCCAACGGCTTCACCTTCGTGGAGTACTACCTCTCGCGGGGCATGGACATCGACGACTTCGCGCCGAACCTGTCCTTCTTCTTCAGCAACGGCCTGGACGCCGAGTACAGCGTCATCGGCCGCGTGGCCCGGCGCATCTGGTCCCTGGCCATGCGGGAGAAGTACGGGGCCAATGACCGCAGCCAGAAGCTGAAGTACCACATCCAGACTTCGGGCCGGTCGCTGCACGCCCAGGAGATCGATTTCAATGACATACGTACGACGCTGCAAGCGTTGTACGCCATCTACGACAACTGCAATAGCCTCCACACGAATGCCTATGACGAGGCCATCACCACGCCCACGGAGGAGAGCGTCCGCCGGGCCATCGCCATCCAGCTCATCATCAACCGCGAGCTGGGCGGCGCGAAGAACGAGAACCCCCTGCAGGGCGCCTTCATCATCGAGCAGCTCACGGAGCTGGTGGAGGAGGCGGTCCTCGCCGAGTT contains these protein-coding regions:
- a CDS encoding methylmalonyl-CoA mutase family protein, which gives rise to MSTLTATETATHAPEGYSPVHKVRFITAASLFDGHDASINIMRRILQATGCEVIHLGHNRSVQDIVDTAIQEDAQGIAVSSYQGGHVEFFKYMVELLRERGAGHIQVFGGGGGVIVPDEIRELEAYGVARIYSPEDGRQMGLQGMIDDMVERCDFDPREKPAALPLARKITEIELGAVGTAEKQARKIPVLGITGTGGAGKSSLVDELLRRFLVDFPENRVAVLSVDPTKRKTGGALLGDRIRMNALYHPELRDRVFMRSLATRSAAHRATSEALLASIAAAKAEGFDLVIVETAGIGQSDSEIADMADLAMYVMTPEYGAASQLEKIDMLDFADIVVLNKADKRGAEDALRDVRKQYQRAHKRFSQAPEEMPVYATCASQFNDPATNWLYVNLVRALALKTGVGWEPRLQAEAGSPRRAAIIPPERVRYLAEIADAVQAYKAWARRQAETAEVAHSLWVSLRTLGDRVPPAAAFYDAAHLVEAVEGEQGAAVLLLRQRYQEHLGELHGESRRLLHDWAGLRKNYTDPENVYVVRGREIRTANYTQSLSGTLVPKVALPAYSGWGDILRWQLLENLPGRFPFTAGSFEYKRAGEDPTRMFAGEGTPERTNKRFHYVSKGQPAVRLSTAFDSVTLYGEDPHVRPDIYGKVGNSGVSICTVDDAKKLYSGFDLLCPTTSVSMTINGPAPTMLAFFLNAAIDQRAEQWLKEHGQMEAAQAKVDTLYASKGMARPRYEGGLPEGNDGLGLALLGVTSDELLPPEVYARLRAEALQSVRGTVQADILKEDQAQNTCIFSAEFSLKVMGDIQERFIEEKVRNFYSVSISGYHIAEAGANPISQLAFTLANGFTFVEYYLSRGMDIDDFAPNLSFFFSNGLDAEYSVIGRVARRIWSLAMREKYGANDRSQKLKYHIQTSGRSLHAQEIDFNDIRTTLQALYAIYDNCNSLHTNAYDEAITTPTEESVRRAIAIQLIINRELGGAKNENPLQGAFIIEQLTELVEEAVLAEFRRIADRGGVLGAMETMYQRGKIQEESMQYEHLKHSGELPIVGVNTFLNPAPAEMGAIELIRSSEDEKAQQIRNLEAFHRRNAGRAPAALAALKEVARSGGNLFEALLDTAKICSLGQISQALYEVGGQYRRNM